Genomic segment of Desertibacillus haloalkaliphilus:
TCAAACTCTAACATTTAAGGTCCCCCTAATCAATCGTGTATGCCATCATATGAGTTATATTTCATTATTCAAAAAAGACTTTTAGCCATTTCTTCATCTTCTTTTTTATCCCAGGGTCTTCCTTCGATTTCTTTTCTTCATTTTCCTGCTTATTTACTGGTTTTTCTACCTCTTCGGCAGAAGAAACTGAAGAAGCAACCTCTTTCCCTTGGATCTTCACATTCCGATAAGCGAACTGAATTAAACCAACACCCGTTGTATATTGAGGTTCTCGAACTCCAATATAGTCAGGGATCGCAACGCGAACATTACTTTCTAAAATTTCCTTAGCTAACTCAAGTACGCCAGGAATCATAACCGATCCACCTGTTAACACATAGCCACCCGGTAGATTATCATACCCTAGGCGGCGAATTTCATTTTCAATTAATTCAATGATTTCTTCCATCCGTGGTTCGATAATATGAGCCAGTTCGAACTGTGAAAACGTCTCATCTTCATTGCTACCAATAGTCGTAACTGTAAATGTTTCTTCATCAGAAGCTTCATCAATATAAGCATGACCATGCTTTCGTTTGATTCGTTCCGCTTCCTCTGTTGTGGTTTTCAAACCAACCGAGATATCGTTGGTGATATGGTCACCACCGATAGGTAGGACAGATGTCGCCTGCAGGACACCGTGCTCAAAAACTGAGACCGTGACTGATCCGCCACCGATATCAACAAGCGCAACACCTAACCCTTTTTCGTCTTTTGATATAGCAACGGCTCCAGCCGCTAGCGGCTGTAAGCAAATATCAGCAATTTGTAAGCCAGCACGTTCAACGCAACGTAATAAATTATGTAAAATTGTTTTCGAACCTGTAATGATTGTTCCTTCCATTTCAAGTCGAACCCCAATCATCCCTCTTGGGTCATTAATTTCTTCCAAGCCATCAACAATAAATTGTTTTGGGATAACATCAATAATTTCTCTCTCAGGTGGAATCGAAACAACTTGTGCTGCATCAATCACACGTCCGATATCTTCATCTCCAATTTCCCTATCTGAGCTTGATACAGCGACAACACCATGACAAGGCTGCAACTGTACGTGATTACCATTTACGCCGACAATCACTTGATTAATTGATAAGCCAATCATCCGTTCAGCCTCTTCAACGGCTCTACGTATCGATTGTACTGTTTCGTCAATATCTACGATTGAGCCTTTTTTTATCCCTTCAGAACTTGCATTACCGACACCAATAATATTTAATGAGCCATTCGCCATTTCTCCAATGATTATCCTAACATTGGATGTACCGATGTCTAAACTAACATAAATCTCATTGCTGTTCACTCTGTGGCACCTCCTTTAATTATGTATAGCGCTGTATTCGTTGCTATATTTTTTTCGTACACGTAATTGCTAAATGTCATGCGACTTACGAGTCGTAGTATTTCGTAGTAAGAAATGTATTCAACATTTGTTATGCATTCCCTTTTTTAATTTTACATTTTTTCGAATCATCGTCATATATTGTTAATAAAAGTTCCTTTTCACAAAGACGTGCTGTTTTCTCTTCGAGTTTTCCATTGTGAAAGTAATATACGACGAATGACAGCAATATTGTTAAAAAGTCGAACACCGAATGCAAAAATTGCTGCTAAATATAAGTCTACACCAAGATGAACACCTAGAAAAGCTAAACCTGCAGCAAGTAAAATATTGAAAAAGAAACCAGTGACAAAGACCGTAGCCTCAAAATTTTGCTGCAGGTGGGCACGAATCCCACCAAATAACGTGTCTAAAGCTGCAAGTACAGCGATTGACAAATAATTCGAATATTCATTCGGCACACGGAACTCGGTCATAAACCCTAACAAAAGACCTATAAGTAGCCCTAGTAGAGGTAACCACATTGCTACGAATCCCCCTCTCTTACTTGCTCCATATATCGAACTCTGATCGTTTGTTCGTAAGGAGGTAATGTTAATTCATTAATGGGCGTTGATGTCAGTTCTAAATTCTCAATTGCAAAGTAATCTACCGATTCAGATACGACCATTTGGTTATGTAGCTTCTCGGCATCATCGGAGAGTACTTTAATTTCAAGTGGCAAAGGGGGGATCCGACGCCCATTGACATGAGTAATACCGTTAACATCTCGAAATGCCGTTGTTGATACGACTCGTTGATCTCCTATCGCAATTCCTTGGGCATTATACATATTTAACTCGTTCATCAAGAATTGAAGGAGTTGAGGGGAAACAGTTCGATTTTGTCCACCTAGTAGACGATCATTGTAGAGTGGTTCAACAGTTAAGATGACCCCTTCTCCAGTCACTTCGGTTATTCCCGCCTCTTCACGCAATTCATCAAGTGCCTCCTCAATAAATAAATCCACATTTTCACTTTGATCAAGTAAATAATTGTCTCGTTGTGCCTCGTACCTTTCGATCTCTTCTAGGAGCTGTTGATATCTTTCCTGCTCTAGTTTAAGTTCCTCTCGTAATTCTAAAACATTTCTTGTATCACGAACGACCGGTTCTTTCGTCGTTTGAAATTGAATCGCCAACATAAAACCAATAACAGCTAAAATGAGAGTAAAAACGACTCGATGATCCTTCATTCGTTTCACCCCTTCTCAGACAAAAACGGATCAAGAACGATGTTATCCCTTTTTTGTATTCGCACTTCAATTTGATCATTGACAAGCTGATCCTTAACTCCACCAATGATATTTAACGATTGTTCAAATTTATCCGGGTCACCAATCGCTGTAATCACAAACGGAGCATAAGATGTATGTCCATCGATCCGTATGACTGGTCCTGCGCATTGAATGTACGAATGGTGTGAAATCCGCTGACCGTTAATCGCAATTGCTTCAGCATCACTGACGATTAATTCGTGAACGACTTTATGGATATGTTGTTCATGGACGATATAATCATTCGGGTTACCCTCTTCAGGGACATAAGAATAATCAGATAAGGACACTTCAATTCCCGGCCCTTGTACCTCAACCTTTCCCGTCACTTTACGTAATTTCTCAAGATCCTCGACAAGATTAAAATAGGTTGCTTCTTGCTGTGCAATTTCTGCTTCTAACTCTCTTACATTTCGCTGCACTTGACGTAATTGCTCTTGACGATCTCGATTTGCGGTTTGTTGCATTAAAATTTCTCGACGAAGCTCATCTTCATGGCGCCACTGACTTTCACTTACCGTTGGGTCTGCTTGATTTTCATTTGCGTACTGATAAGATAGCGAGACGATAAAACCAGTCACCAGTAACACAAATGAGAGAATCACATGCTTACCTCTCACCTTCAATTTCTACTTCCTCCTCGTCTACTACACGTTCAAATTCCTCAAAATAAGGCGTCATTCTCAAGTGGATAATCCCTTCAGCTTCCGGATCAATCTCTTCGACGATCGAAGGATAAGCAGTGAACTTGTCTGAAAATTGCCGGATCGTTGACTGGACTTCAAAGCCATCGTTCATAAATAAAGTCATGCGTAATGGGTCATTTTCGGTTGGTGTATGGTAAATTTCTGAGATCCGATGAATTAACGCCTCTGGCAATTTGATTAATTCAGCAGCAAGCTCTTGTACCTCTTCCCCTTGCTCCCAATTCACAAGAATTGGAGCATCAACAGGCAAATAGTTACGGTCCATTTCATCAAGAAATGTCCCTGTTTCAATGATCGGATAATATTTCCCTTCATCCATTAAATAAGCAACGCGTGGGTATTCTAAAACTTCAATCTCTATTTTATTTGGAAAACGACGATAAACGGTTGCTTCTTTAATTTCATCAAGTGCCTCTAGAGTCGTGGCAACCACACTTCGATCTACATTCCATATACTTGTCCCTTCTGCTAGACCACTTTCAGCGATAATCAGTTCATCATTTACATAATAATGCCCAGTCACCTCAATGCTACGAATATGACTTAATGACGACTGAAAGTAAACAACAATTAAGATTAGTAGGAAGAAAATCGATAAGTAGAAAATCAAACGTCGATTTGTTCGCTGTCTGCGTTGCTCCTTCAATTTCGGAATACGGTCGTTAATTGTTATAACCTTATCATTTGCCATGATGCTTCCTCCATTGTAAAGCAATAGTATTTGACTAAAAATCAGTCGTTAGACTCACATAATACATCATATGGACGTAAAATCTCGAAAACGGCATACACGTGTTATGCCGCTACTTAAATCTTTATTTATAAAAACTGTATCATGTTTCCTGACTCGTAGATTGACCAGCACGATTGTACATAAAATAAAGAAAAGATAACGTCCAATTTTCCTTTAAATTATATCATAATCACTGCTTAAAAAGTGTACAACCGTGTTGTTTTTTAAAGTTTTTCAACTTTGTTGACCAACAATTTCAACTTCAGTCTCCATCCTTACTTGAAAGCGATCATAAACTGTACGTTTAACATGCTCAATTAGACCAAGAACATCTTCTGCTTTTGCATCTGCAACATTGACGATAAAATTCCCATGCATCTCTGAGATCTGCGCGCCACCAATCTGATATCCTTTTAACCCAGCTTTTTCAACAAGTTGGCCAGCATAATTAGGAAGCGGGTTACGAAATACGCTGCCTGCACATGGATAATTCCATGGCTGTGATTCACGGCGGTAATCCTTATTTTTTTGCATCTCTTTTACAATTTTATCGCGATCACCGGATGTTAAGTTAAAAACCGCCTCGACACAAACCCCTTTTTCTTTTTGAAGTTTCGACGTTCGATAGGAAAAATCCATCTCATCGTTTGTCAGCCATTTCATCGATCCATCTGGAAATAAAATATGCGCTTCTTTAAGTATATTTGAGATATCAGATCCATGCGCACCTGCATTCATAAAAACAGCCCCACCGACAGAGCCCGGGATACCCCCAGCAAACTCAAGACCAGATAACCCTTTCTTACTAATAATCGTCGCAAGTTTAATGAGGGAATAACCGCCTCCAACTCGTATCTCTTCACCATTTAATTCTAAATGGTCGAGACCTTCCGCTAACTTAATCACAACACCTCGTATGCCCCCATCACGGACAAGCATATTTGAGCCGCGACCAATCATGCGCCAAGGTAGCTGATGCGTCATTACAAGGTCGACAACTTTCTTAAGCTCCTCTATCGTAGCAGGTTTAATTAACACATCGGCAGGACCGCCAATTTTCCATGTCGTATGGTTAGCTAGCGGTTCATCGATATAAACATTTTCTATATTCTCCTCGTGAAGTTGATCAATAAATCGTTTCATGGTGTGTCCCCCTCCTAAACCTAAATTAGCGTTATCATTGTTAGTTTACTCTATGCGATTGTCATGCATTTAGTGTGTTAGTTCGAAAGCTCCTTCATTAAACCGTATAAATCCTGGGCTGCACGAGGCATTCCTAGGCTTTGTGAGGACTGGTGCATCTCCTCCCATTTACCGTTTGTCGTTAAGATTTCGTCAATATCTTTCATCAGTTTTTCTCCATTCATTTCCTGTTCCAGTCGTACATATGCTGCCCCTTCTTTCCTTAAGGCTTGCGCATTTTTTTCCTGATGGTTATTTGTCACATACGGACTCGGTATTAAGATACTTGGAATTCCGAGCGCTGTGATTTCAGCAAGCGATGTTGCTCCAGCTCTTGCTACCACAAGATCAACACCAGCTAATACTTCTGGCATGTTATGAATAAATGGGCGGATCAATACATTTTCGGGATTTCCTTGTTTCTTCACTTCATTCATGACGGAATCATAATGAACATCCCCTGTAACATACAAAAATTGATAATCTCTTATTTTAGCTTCAGGTAGAACTTCCAAGAAAGCTTCATTAATCGGTCTTGCCCCTCTACTTCCGCCAACGATTAGAACCGTTTTCTTTCCGTCCGCTAGACCGACAGAGGCCCTTCCCCTTTCACCATCCGTATCGATTACTTCTGTAGCTCTCGGGTTTCCCGTATAAACAACTTTTTCTTGTGGAAAATAACGAGTAGATTCCGAGAATGAAATCGCCACTTTATCGACATAACGACTTAAAAACTTATTCGTTAAGCCGGGCACACTATTTTGTTCATGTATGATCGTCGGGATGTTTAACTTCGCTGCTGCATAAACGACAGGCCCACAAACATAACCACCTGTACCAACCACGACATCCGGCCTGAAATCTTTGATCATTTTTTTAGCATCACGAACCCCTTTTAGAAAACGATAAATCGTTTTAACATTTTCTACTGATAGCTTCCTTCTAAAACCCGAAATTGTAATTGTCTTAAAGGGAATACCCTCTCTTGGTACAATTTTACTTTCTAGTCCATTTTCTGTTCCTATGTACAACAAGTCTGCATGTTCATTTGTTTTTTTTATTTCTTTGACTAAGGAAAGAGCAGGATAAATATGGCCTCCTGTTCCTCCACCGCTAATTATCACTCTCATTGAGAACCTCCATGACCCCATAGTTTTAAGCCCTTCTTTGTAAACGGTTATCATTTATTTTATTAGATAGAGCCTGTTTGAATACCCATTCTTTGACTTTCAATTTCATTACTAGAGCGTGTTCAAAAAAAGAAAAAACAGCCTTTTTTGAACAGACCCTACTACCCATTTTATCATGATTTAATAATGGATTATACATTGCTGGTTTCGAAAACTCGTGATCGTTTTCAACTATTTTTTGTAGAAAAATTCCAGCAAAAAAGCCTTGCTTGAAGGTCAAAGAGAAGTGATCTTTTCTACCCTTTAAGCAAGGCTGTTGAATTGATCGAATCATTAGTACCTGGCATAACGACTTACATTTAAAAGGACGCCAACCGCCACTAGCATTAACGTCAACGATGATCCACCATAGCTTAAGAATGGTAACGTAATCCCTGTTACAGGCATCAAGCCAGTCACAACGCCTATATTTATCATGACTTGAATCGCAATCATACCTATGATACCGACCGCTAATAAACTACCATAGAGATCTTGTGCACCAAGCGCCACGCGAATCCCTCGCCACAGCAACACACCGAAAAGGAAAATCACAAATACACCGCCAATAAATCCTAACTCCTCAGATAAAATCGCAAAAATAAAGTCCGTTTGTGGCTCCGGTAAATAGAAATACTTTTGCCTACTTTCACCCAGCCCTAAGCCCATAAGTCCACCTGGGCCAATCGAGTACAGCGATTGGATGATTTGAAAGCCACTTCCAAGGGGGTCTGACCAAGGATCAAGGAACGATGTAATACGCTTTATCCGATATGGAGCAGAGGCAATCAGTGCAACCAAACCAGCTAGTCCGACTACACCTAACCCGACAAAGTGGCTAACCTTTGCACCTGCCACATAAATCATAATCACGCACGTCCCAACCATGACTGCACCTGTTCCTAAATCAGGTTGCAACATAATCATACCAAATGCGAGAAGAACGAGTGACAATGACGGTAATAACCCTTTTTTAAACGAGGTGATTTTCTTTTGGTTTTCTGATAAGTATTTTGCTAAGAAAGCAATCATCGCTAATTTCATAAATTCAGAGGGCTGAATAGAAAATGCACCAACCCCTAACCAACTCCTCGCCCCCCCACGGACGAGACCTACACCTGGGATTAAAACGATGATTAGCAAAAGAAAACAAATCAGTAAAAGAACTTTTGCCCACGTTCGCCATGTCCAATAATCAATATTCATGACAAAGAACATCGCTAGCACGCCTAGTCCTGCAAAAAATAATTGCCGTTTCGCAAAGAAGAACGAATCATCGAAACGATAGGTCGCCCAAGCGGCACTTGCACTATACACCATGATCATTCCAACAGTTAGTAATGCTAAGGTCGTAATAATAAGTATCATATCCGGTGCTGTTTTGTTTTTAGGCACTATCGACACCTCATTCACACAATGAATTCAAGGTACAACCTCTATTACCTATACGTATGCACCGGATATGAAAACATGTCCCCTATTCCATAAGTTTACCGATGGCAGCGATAAACTTATCACCTCTTTCTTCAAATGTACGATATTGATCCCAGCTCGCACACGCAGGAGATAACAGAATAACATCTCCACGCTCAGAAAGGTTATACGCCTCTTGGACGGCTGTTTCTGCATTTTTAGTTTCTCTAATCCATTGAACACCAGCTACTTGTGCTGTTTTCACCAACTTCGATTTCGTCTCACCAAATGTGATCACAGCTTTCACCTTCTTTAGATAAGGCAATAAGTCATCAAAACCATTGCCACGGTCCAAACCACCTGCAAGTAAGACGATCGGTGCATCAAATGCTGTGAGTGCTTTTTGAGTCGCAAGACTATTTGTTGCTTTTGAATCATTAAAAAATTTCCTTCCGTTCTTTGTCCCCACATATTGAAGACGGTGTTTAACACCTGAGAAGGTTTTAAGAACTTCGGTGATTTGTTTTCGAGTTGCCCCCATTAATAAAGATGCGGCAACGGCCGCCAAGACATTTTCAAGATTATGTTTTCCTGGTAGGACAATATCCGCAACTGAAATGATTTCTTCTCCCTGGAAATAGACCACTTCATCTTTTATATAAGCACCATCAGAGACCTCTTTTGTTACTGAAAAAGGGATAAGTCTCGCCTTTGTTTGCGAGGCTAACGATACGACGTCACGATCTTCTGCATTTATGACGGCAAAGTCATCCTCTGTTAGGTTAGCAAAAATTTTCGCCTTTGCTTTTCCATATTCTTCTCTTGTGCCATGATAATCGAGGTGAGCATCAAATAAATTCAAAAACACACTCACCTTTGGATGAAACCGCTCTGTGCCCATTAACTGAAAGCTCGATACTTCAGTCACAATAATATTGTTTATCGTCGCTGTTTCTGCAACTTCACATGCAACTGTACCAATATTACCAGCGACTAAAGGTTCACGCCCACTACCTTTTAACATGTCAACAATGAGCGTCGTTGTCGTTGTTTTTCCATTTGAACCAGTAATAGCAATCATATCTGCCTCTGAAAGTAACGAGGCTAGCTCAATTTCTGTTACAACCGATATTCCTCTCTCGATCGCTGCTTTTACAATCGGATTTGAGTAAGGTACTCCAGGGTTTTTCACAATAAAGTCAACTGGCTCATCCAGTAATGAGACAGGATGAGCTCCACAGACGACATCGATTCCAATTTGTTCTAGCTGCTTGGCTTGCTCGTTCTCTTCTAACGGTTTAGCATCATTCACTATGATCGTTGCCCCTAATCGGTGCAACAGCTGACTGGCTGCAAAGCCACTCTTTGCGAGCCCTAACACAAGTACTCGTTTTCCACGAAATTGATTCATATCTTTCATCTACATCCACACCTCTAAGTAAATAGCTATAATCGCAAACAACATTCCAATGAGCCAAAAGGTGACTACGACTCGCCACTCTGACCATCCTGATAACTCATAATGGTGGTGCAGTGGACTCATCTTAAACACACGTTTCCCTCTTGTTTTAAATGAGATCACTTGAATAATGACCGATAACGTTTCAATGACAAATACGCCACCAATAATAATTAGTAAAATCTCCATTTTCGTAAGAATCGCAACGGCTGCAATCGCACCACCTAATGCTAACGAACCAGTATCACCCATAAACACTTTTGCAGGGTGAGCATTAAAAACAAGAAAACCGAGAACCGCCCCAACGACGGCTGCACAAAAGATCGCAACATCAATCATTGACGCATTCCAAGCGAGTACAGCAAACGCACCAAATGCTATGGCACCAGTACCAGCTAACAACCCATCTAACCCATCTGTTAAATTAACGGCATTCGATGCGCCTACGAGCATGATGATCACAAGCGGTAAATAGAACCAACCAATATCAATGGAAAGATTTGTAGTTGGTATGGTTAGATCTGTACTGTATCCTGCTTGGATTAAACCATAATAAAAAATAAGAGCAATAATCAGTTGACCAATCAGTTTTTGCTTCGACGTTAACCCTAAATTCCGTTTCATAACGACTTTGATAAAATCATCCAAAAACCCTAACAAACCGTAACCAAACGTAACAATTAAAAGCAACAGCAATTCGGTTGAGAAGCTTAAGAATTTGTTCGACATGATTAAAGTCGTTATGATAATTGAAATAATAATCATCACACCGCCCATTGTCGGCGTCCCACTCTTTTTTTGGTGTGATTTCGGCCCCTCCTCACGAATACTCTGACCAAATTTTAAACGCCTTAAAAACGGGATGAGTATGGGAGATAAAAGGACAGCAACAAGAAATGAAGCAAGCAATGTAAAAAATAAGACACGTTCTAACATATCGTTTTCCCCCTTCCCCTTAAGACGTCACTTTCTCAATGATGGTTTCTAATTGTAGTCCACGTGATGCTTTGAATAGAATCACTGTATTTTCATCTAACAAGCTTTCGATCATTGGTATCGCTTCTTCCTTTGTTTGATAAGAGTTTATATCCATTGTATGGCTGTTTTCTTTGCGTAATTCATCAGCAATCCATTGCCCTCTGTCTCCAATCGTAATGACAGCCGTAATCGGATCAGAAATCGAAGCAGCTACCGAACGATGCAGGTCTTCTTCATCATTTCCTAATTCGTACATATCTCCTAAGACAACGACTTTGTTCATATAATTATTAAGTGACTTAATCGTCTCAACAGCTGCGATCATCGACGTCGGGCTCGCATTGTAGGCATCATTGACGATTAACGCGTTACGCTTCCCTTTTAATGTTTGCAAGCGCATCGTCGTTATCGCTAGTTCCTCAAGTCCTGCTTGGATCGTCTGATCATCAATCGCTAGATCTCTAGCAAGCGCAATCGCAAATGTAGTATTTTTGACATTGTGCTTACCTAACAACGGCACCATAAATGAAGACGTTTCATTGGCTAGCTTGAATACGTAGCCCTTTTCATTACCATTGACTGACGTGATCCTAACATCATTACGCTCACCATACCCACAACAAACGGTTTTTGGAGTCAAATATGGAGTCAGTAATGGTTCATCACCATCAACGATCACCTTACCACCTGAATTTAATCCATCGACGATTTCCATCTTTGCTTTCGCTATTCCTTCTCTACTACCAAGCTGTTCAATATGAGACTCACCGATATTGGTCACAACGGCATAGTTTGGTTTGGCAAGTTTACTTAAAAATGAGATCTCACCAAAACCGCTCATACCCATCTCTAAAATAAGCAATTCTGTTTCTCGTGGCATATCCAAAATCGTTAATGGCAGTCCGATATGGTTATTAAAATTCCCTTCCGTTTTATGGGTTTGGTATGATTTTGACACAACGCTTTCGATGATATCTTTTGTCGTCGTTTTTCCGTTGCTCCCTGTCACACCCACAACGATTGGCTTTATATCTTGTACGTAGAGCTCTGCCAATTGCTGAAGTGCCTGTAGCGTATCTTTTACAAAATAGATATGCACATGAGATGGTAAATCGTCTGGGAGTGGATGCCCTTCCTGCCAAAGGGTTGCTGACGCGCCATTTTTGATCGCATCCTCTAAAAAGTCATGACCATCAAAACGTTCCCCGACGATTGGAACAAATAATCCATTCTCCAACGATACACGACTGTCAATGGTAACCTGATCATATCCAGTCCCATCATGATCATCTATGTGTTTTGTTTTAAGGCAAATTTGTTTGATCAGTGAACTAGTTACTTTCATATGTTTCCCCTCTCAATCACCGCTCTGGCCACTTCGCGATCATCAAAGTCATAGCTTTGGGTGCCAACAATTTGATAGGTTTCATGTCCTTTCCCGGCAATCACCACAACATCGTCTTTTCGTGCCTCGCGAGTGGCATATTCAATCGCTTTTTTTCGGTCCATTTCCACGAGATAATTTCTTCCAGTAACACCTGCTTCCATATCGGCTAAAATCGCCTTTGGATCTTCTGTTCGCGGATTATCAGACGTAAAGATGGCAACATCCGCCAAATCTACGGCGATTTCTGCCATTTTTGGACGCTTCGAGCGATCTCGATCACCACCACAGCCAACCACAACATAAACTCTACCTTTTGCAAATTCTTTCACCGTTGAAAGGACGTTTTCTAAACTATCAGCCGTATGGGCGTAGTCCACAATAACGGTATAGGACTGACCTGCATCAACGACTTCAAATCTTCCAGCAACACCTTCCACTTCCTCTAGGCTTGCTTTAATTTGTGATAAGCGAATCCCACTCGCCAAGCCAGCAGCAGTAGCTGCGAGTACGTTATAGACACTGAATGTACCAATTAATTTTAACTGGACTTGAACGGATTCACTAAATGCACTAATCGTAAAACGAGTACCATTTGCGGTCATCTTGATATCTGTGGCCATCACATCACTTTTCGTATCAAAACCATAGCTAATCACATGGGCAGCTGTCATTTTTTCGAGCTCTTTTGAGGCAGGGTCATCTTGATTTAAAACCGCTATTTTCTTTTGATCCCCAAACGTATTTCCTAGTTGAGCAAAAAGTAAGCCTTTAGCATGCAAGTACGCTTCCATCGTTCCATGATAATCGAGGTGATCGGGACTCAAGTTTGTAAAAATCGCTACATTAAAATCACAACCTCTAACTCTCCCTAAGTGAAGAGCATGTGAAGAAACTTCCATCACCGCAGTATCAACATTTTTGTCAACCATCTGACGAAATGTTTTCTGTAGAGGTAACGACTCAGGCGTAGTATTTACAGCTTCCGTCGTCTCTTCACCAATTTTCGTGTACATTGTACCGATTAAGCCTGTTCTTTGACCTGCATCACTGAAAATTTTCTCTATTAAATGGGTGATGGTCGTCTTCCCATTCGTTCCGGTCACGCCAATCAGGTTCAATTTCTTTGTCGGGTGGTCAAAAAACACATTAGCAATAATTGCCATCGAACGTTTTGTATCCTTAACCAGGATCACGGGTACCGAAGTTTCAACAGCTCTTTCGGCAAGAACCGCGACCGCCCCCGCATCAACTGCTTGAGAAACGAAGTCGTGCCCATCAACGGTATATCCATCGATACAAATAAACAAACTGCCTTCCGTTACCTCACGTGAATCCATTTCTATCGATGTTATGAGTGGATTATCGGAACCTATCTTTTCATAATGAACGAATGATTTTAGTAATTCATTTAATTCAACCATGTATATAACCTCACAATCTCAACTTGTAGAATCCTTTTTGCTAGAAGTACCTTAGACTAGATCAAGCTCACCCTACTACTGATTGTTCTCAATTAGAAAAAGATTCTTGATCTACCCTAACCAGTGAACATTCCACTAACCATTCGCTAGTCACACTAGTTTTATGTCGTATGCTTACATGTTTTTATCACTTTTATGTATATTAGGATTTAT
This window contains:
- the murG gene encoding undecaprenyldiphospho-muramoylpentapeptide beta-N-acetylglucosaminyltransferase → MRVIISGGGTGGHIYPALSLVKEIKKTNEHADLLYIGTENGLESKIVPREGIPFKTITISGFRRKLSVENVKTIYRFLKGVRDAKKMIKDFRPDVVVGTGGYVCGPVVYAAAKLNIPTIIHEQNSVPGLTNKFLSRYVDKVAISFSESTRYFPQEKVVYTGNPRATEVIDTDGERGRASVGLADGKKTVLIVGGSRGARPINEAFLEVLPEAKIRDYQFLYVTGDVHYDSVMNEVKKQGNPENVLIRPFIHNMPEVLAGVDLVVARAGATSLAEITALGIPSILIPSPYVTNNHQEKNAQALRKEGAAYVRLEQEMNGEKLMKDIDEILTTNGKWEEMHQSSQSLGMPRAAQDLYGLMKELSN
- the murB gene encoding UDP-N-acetylmuramate dehydrogenase, coding for MKRFIDQLHEENIENVYIDEPLANHTTWKIGGPADVLIKPATIEELKKVVDLVMTHQLPWRMIGRGSNMLVRDGGIRGVVIKLAEGLDHLELNGEEIRVGGGYSLIKLATIISKKGLSGLEFAGGIPGSVGGAVFMNAGAHGSDISNILKEAHILFPDGSMKWLTNDEMDFSYRTSKLQKEKGVCVEAVFNLTSGDRDKIVKEMQKNKDYRRESQPWNYPCAGSVFRNPLPNYAGQLVEKAGLKGYQIGGAQISEMHGNFIVNVADAKAEDVLGLIEHVKRTVYDRFQVRMETEVEIVGQQS
- a CDS encoding cell division protein FtsQ/DivIB, producing MANDKVITINDRIPKLKEQRRQRTNRRLIFYLSIFFLLILIVVYFQSSLSHIRSIEVTGHYYVNDELIIAESGLAEGTSIWNVDRSVVATTLEALDEIKEATVYRRFPNKIEIEVLEYPRVAYLMDEGKYYPIIETGTFLDEMDRNYLPVDAPILVNWEQGEEVQELAAELIKLPEALIHRISEIYHTPTENDPLRMTLFMNDGFEVQSTIRQFSDKFTAYPSIVEEIDPEAEGIIHLRMTPYFEEFERVVDEEEVEIEGER
- a CDS encoding small basic family protein yields the protein MWLPLLGLLIGLLLGFMTEFRVPNEYSNYLSIAVLAALDTLFGGIRAHLQQNFEATVFVTGFFFNILLAAGLAFLGVHLGVDLYLAAIFAFGVRLFNNIAVIRRILLSQWKTRRENSTSL
- a CDS encoding DUF881 domain-containing protein, which encodes MKDHRVVFTLILAVIGFMLAIQFQTTKEPVVRDTRNVLELREELKLEQERYQQLLEEIERYEAQRDNYLLDQSENVDLFIEEALDELREEAGITEVTGEGVILTVEPLYNDRLLGGQNRTVSPQLLQFLMNELNMYNAQGIAIGDQRVVSTTAFRDVNGITHVNGRRIPPLPLEIKVLSDDAEKLHNQMVVSESVDYFAIENLELTSTPINELTLPPYEQTIRVRYMEQVREGDS
- the ftsA gene encoding cell division protein FtsA — translated: MNSNEIYVSLDIGTSNVRIIIGEMANGSLNIIGVGNASSEGIKKGSIVDIDETVQSIRRAVEEAERMIGLSINQVIVGVNGNHVQLQPCHGVVAVSSSDREIGDEDIGRVIDAAQVVSIPPEREIIDVIPKQFIVDGLEEINDPRGMIGVRLEMEGTIITGSKTILHNLLRCVERAGLQIADICLQPLAAGAVAISKDEKGLGVALVDIGGGSVTVSVFEHGVLQATSVLPIGGDHITNDISVGLKTTTEEAERIKRKHGHAYIDEASDEETFTVTTIGSNEDETFSQFELAHIIEPRMEEIIELIENEIRRLGYDNLPGGYVLTGGSVMIPGVLELAKEILESNVRVAIPDYIGVREPQYTTGVGLIQFAYRNVKIQGKEVASSVSSAEEVEKPVNKQENEEKKSKEDPGIKKKMKKWLKVFFE
- a CDS encoding DUF881 domain-containing protein; translation: MRGKHVILSFVLLVTGFIVSLSYQYANENQADPTVSESQWRHEDELRREILMQQTANRDRQEQLRQVQRNVRELEAEIAQQEATYFNLVEDLEKLRKVTGKVEVQGPGIEVSLSDYSYVPEEGNPNDYIVHEQHIHKVVHELIVSDAEAIAINGQRISHHSYIQCAGPVIRIDGHTSYAPFVITAIGDPDKFEQSLNIIGGVKDQLVNDQIEVRIQKRDNIVLDPFLSEKG